The segment TGGCAGTTTTGAGCCATCATACCTGTAGAGGGATTTTGATGTGGTCTCTGAAGGTTAATCTGCCTGTCTGGTTCTGAGACCCACTGCAGCAGGCTGAGTGTCTGAAATTAGAACTCATCATATTTCCACCTCAGAACCTGGCTGCTCCAACTTTAAATAGCAGCCACTCAAGACCGCCAGTGTTCTGTTGGTAAGGCGGCTACTCTTGGTACTTAGAACAAAGCATTCTGGGTTCCATACAGACACGCAAATGAAAGTTCCACAGCAGAAGGACTGGCTTCTGATTTGGGCTCTCCCCTACTTCTACCCAGTTCAGGTCAGAGATAACATCCTACAATCTCAGGGGGGCATTTTGTAACCCCTGAAGATCTGAAGGGAACCCAGGAATCAGTCTTTGAGACAGTgattaacaaaaacaaaccaaaaaaaaggtatttaaaaagttatttgaatGCACAAATGACAACTTTTCGAGTTTCAAAGAATAGGATACACAGGCTCTATAATAGACTTAGACACAAGTGTATAAGCCATTCAGACAGTTCACATTAGGTCAAAGGTTGTGGCACTAGGAGCTTGGGTAACCTCTGGCCCTGGGGCAGGAGCAACCTGGTCATCCATGGCCACCCAACCCCCTCACATCCTCAAAGAGATTTCATCCCCATTTCCTACAAACACTTGGAAGGAAAGAGAGTTAGTGGGGCCTCACCTAGCAGAgttctccccttgccctcaaaTTCACAAGATTTTTACACATCATTAAACCACAGGAGCCATTTTATAAATGTCATCATCAtagtcttttaatattttacataaaaaactGTATACACAGCTTATAGAACTTTTATGTAAACATCATAAGCTCACCACTGTCATTtgtcagtttatttaaaaaataaaaaaaacaagacaatttAGTAGAAGTACCACCggatggggaagggagggggagaagagaCACAAGGGGGAGGTTTATTCTCTGTacagagatgcagagaaaatTTCACACAGCTTTAGAGACtgccttgagggaaaaaaataaaaacaacaaaaggtTTTAGATAGGCCCTAATACTGGTTACTGCCCTTTATCAAAAGAGTGCGCATACGTGCACAAATAAAATCGCAAAATAGAAGTGTTACcacttttttcaaaagaaaaaaattagtggtttctttttcttctccttgttttttaaaagtcatcatcattttttaaaaaaacatcagaAGTAGATGAGGTTACAGCGTACAAGTGTGGTCAGAATGCTACCGTCTTATGCAAATGACAAGTGCATTAAATGTCAAACAATGAAACAATTGTGCAAAGAATTCgttccaaaaagaagaaaaaaaacaagttttagcctttaaataaatcaaataacaTCAGTTTCTTGGACTGAACAATTTTCACTTGCAGGACAGGCACAAAGTTCGCTTATGGCAAAAACAACCTGCAGCACACTTCACCCCTCTTTCTCAATGGCCAGTGAGGGGTTCGCCGTGGCGGGGCGGGGGCTGGCTGGCAGGAGACAGGAGTCTGGAAGCTGTGTCCTCTCAGGCCCCTAGTCAGCTGCAAAGGTCTTCCCCAGGGGTAGGAAACATGGCCAAGTCTTGTTCTTGCTGGGTTGACGCCTCACTCTGACCCGGCTGGAGCTGTTCTAGCGCCCTGTCactccacccaccaccaccattaaATAACACCATCCTACCTccgaaaataaaattatatctatatttatataacaccccatcctccccagccctcccctcccgAAGGTCCCGAGGTCTATGTTACAGACAGGGGATAGCAGGCGCTCACTGGTTACAGACGCACATCCGATGGGGCGCGGCCGCACCCCGGCGCCAAGCTCATGTCCGGGGAGCAGGGGCTGGCGTGGGGTGAAAACTCGGCAGCGGGGAGTCGAACATACACACAGCCACACACCCTGAAGAGGCTTGGCTCTTCAGAAAATGGTGTTCAGGGGACCCTTGGCACTCAGCGGGGTGGCCAAGCCTGTGCCACACAGGTGGACGCACAGACACTTGGAAAGGGGGCGCCGGGTGCCTACCACGCGGCCGATTCTCGGGCGCCAAAGCCCGAGTCTCCAGGCCACGGCTGCCGGGGCTGAAAGCAGACGCCAGGCAGTCCGGTGGGGGTCCTTGGGGGGGCAAGGGTCTCCCCGTCTCAGGGCTCGTGGGGGACGGGCCCGGGATGGGGAGCCGCACTGGCAGGGGCAGGCGGGTCGGGCGCGGCCCTCATAGCACCTTGCAGCAGTTGATGCAGCCGTTCTGGGAGCCGTAGCGCTTCTGCAGCGCGGCGCGCGTGGCCGTCTCGAAGACCTCTCGGACGCCCTCCTTGGTCTTGGCCGAGCACTCGAGGTAGTCGTAGGCTTGGATGCGCACGGCCATAGCGCGGCCGTCATCCGTGCGCACCGGTTCCTGCTTCATACGGGCCAGCTCTGTGCGGACGTGCTCATCGCTGCGCAGGTCTTTCTTGTTGGCCACAAGGATGATGGGCACGTTGGGGCAGAAGTGCTTCACCTCGGGCACCCACTTCTCGGGGATGTTCTCCAGCGAATCCGGGCTGTCCACCGAAAAGCACATGAGGATCACGTCGGTGTCCGGGTAGGAGAGCGGCCGCAGGCGGTCGTAGTCCTCCTGGCCCGCCGTGTCCCACAGCGCCAGCTCCACCTGCTTGCCGTCCACCTCGATGTCGGCCACATAGTTCTCGAAGACGGTGGGCACGTACACCTCGGGGAACTCGTCCTTACTGAACACGATCAGCAGGCACGTCTTGCCGCACGCGCCGTCGCCCACCACCACCAGCTTCTTGCGGATGGCCGCCATGAGCGGGCCGGGCCCGGGCAGCAGGAGGGGCCCCGCGAACGCCTCGCTGCCGTCCCGCTCGCCGCTCACTGCTCACCTCGGGCTGCGCGCTGGGGACAAGGGTCGCTAGCTGCACCCAGGTCCCGGGATGGCGCGCGTTCTCTCGTTGTGCTCGGGCTGCCGcggcgggggcggtgggggacTCGGGGGCATAGGGCGCACGGTGCGTCTCCGCGCTGCTCCCGAGCGGCGGCCGCTCTCCTCGCCCCGGGTCCCGGGTCGGCGCCTTTGTGAGCAAACGGTGGCCAGAGCAAGCGGACGCGGCCTAGCTCCCTTCTGGGTCTTCCTAGGCCTAGGCGAAGACACAAGAGAGAACACGAAGTCAGCCCGACTGCGGCGGCAGATACAGGCTGCGGCCCTAGCGCCCGCTATTTAAAGAGTTCGGCGACTTTCTTAATATAGCCGTCCAATGGGAAGCAAGCCGACTGAGCTCATCTCTGCGGAGCTTGGCTCTGATTGGCCGTCCGCTGCAGCCCacgggcggggccgggcgggctTGATTGACTGCCCAGGCCGCGGGGCTGGGAGAGGCGGCGACTGGGGAGTCTGCGGCCGCGGCGGGAGCTGTGGGTCTCTAACTGCGTCAAGGTTCGCTCTTTCGCCGCAGCTTGTGCGCGCGAGACTGAAGGGCTGGAGCCGGCTGCCCGGAGCAGCCCGCGGGGCCTGGGCAAGCGGTTCCGAGACAGGAGGCACTTTGTGGGCGCGTGGATGACTCTCTCCCACTCGTATTGCCCTGCTTGCTTCGCAAACTCCCAGCGGGTGGTCGGACCTGTGGGGTAGGGAGCGACTCCTTTAacgtggttttgtttttaaatacacatacacgcagacacacacgcacacaggctTATTTCCAAGCAAGGCTGtggtttgttggttttgttttgttttgttttttcttttagaagcAGCCCCTCCCCTTGTCCAGCCTGCCACCCCCATCCTTCCACGAGGGTTCTCTCCCTGGGCCGTGTTTGGATCTGCTACAGGGTGCCTCGTGGGTGGGCCTGGTTCCGGTTTCCGGCTTTAACAAGCTTGTCACTTTACCCCTTTCTCGGGCACCCAGCCTAGGTCTCCAGGTGAAGGTTCAGGGAAAGAGGGTCAGTGAAAAAGGAAGGTCGAGGCGAATGCAGAACTTCAGGTACACTCAGGAAGTAACCAGACAGAAAAGGGCAGCCTCAGTCCTGGTTTGCAGGATTAATTTGGATCCTGGTTTATCTGAAGTAAGTAGTGCAATAAAAACCAACCACCCCACACCCCATTAGGCAAGAAGAGGCTGAAGTCCGGATGGGTGGGCGGAGAAACTTGCAGGCTAGAACAGGACAAATTAGTGTGTGTTTGAGGGTGGGGAGTGTGCTAGAACCCTAGTCTCCGGCGACCCACCAGGACTTATTTCATCTATTCCTTGTATTCGGCAGGAGATGACACTTGTGTCTGATCTAGAGGGGCCTAAGTCAAAGCAtcttaaaggacagaaaaggtggggagggggatggaaggagggagggagggaggacctCCCAGGAAGGAGGAACAGCTTGAGCAAAAACAGAGATGTGGGGGGAAAGTAGGACAAATTCTAGCAAAAGAGAATAGCTTAGTGTGGCTGCCCTTGGTTGAGAGAGAGAGGGTTGAAACTCAGGATGGAGAACAGTTGTGGAGGAAACAACTACACAGGTTGGGCCATTTCCATTCTGGAGGGAGTGGGATGCTTCTTGGTGTTTCAGAAAGGAGAGACTCACTACATCAAGAtgaggttcagttcaattcagtcgctcagtcgtgtccaactctttacgacaccatgggctgcagcaggccaggcttccctgtgcatcaccaactcctagagctcgctcaaattcatgtccatctaattggtgatgccatccaaccatctcatcttctgttatccccttctcctcctgccctcagtgtttGATCATGATGAGGTTATTGCCTCCTACTTCTGACTCCCCCTCTGACTGGAAGCCATTGGAAGGCTCGGATTCTTTATTATCTCAGCATCTTGAAGCCCTGGCACAATGCCAGAATCTATGTAAGAATCAGTAAATGACTGTGGAGAATTCACTTAAATGCTTAGGAACTTAgttggaactttctggaagtcTCTTATCTCAAACTCCAGTCTGTGCTAACCATCCAGTCAAACCTGGGCACCAGCTGTGACTGAGCCATTTACTCATATATGCGAAAAATGTGATCCATGTGTCAAGATGTAGATCTCAGATGGATACAGATATCATCAGGTCAAATAAGACATTAGTTCTAGTATCCTTTAAGAGCTATCCTCGTTCAAATGACCAA is part of the Bos indicus isolate NIAB-ARS_2022 breed Sahiwal x Tharparkar chromosome 11, NIAB-ARS_B.indTharparkar_mat_pri_1.0, whole genome shotgun sequence genome and harbors:
- the RHOB gene encoding rho-related GTP-binding protein RhoB, which encodes MAAIRKKLVVVGDGACGKTCLLIVFSKDEFPEVYVPTVFENYVADIEVDGKQVELALWDTAGQEDYDRLRPLSYPDTDVILMCFSVDSPDSLENIPEKWVPEVKHFCPNVPIILVANKKDLRSDEHVRTELARMKQEPVRTDDGRAMAVRIQAYDYLECSAKTKEGVREVFETATRAALQKRYGSQNGCINCCKVL